The DNA sequence CCTTTGCTGAAAATGTCCACCCTTGACCCATTAgttgtaaataatatttaaagttttagtttttatcaaacatttttatgaaaaaacattaattatttatttagttttaataattcatttatatttttaaaaacaatagtaacaatacacaataataacaataatttaatAGTAGTTTGGAAAAATTCCAATCTTGGTTTTGTTCCTTTCAGTGCACCTAAACGGTACTCATTAAAGTGAACAATGATATGCTGCTCTCCACTGACTCaggttactgttttattttaatcctGCTTGATTGTTCAGAAGGGTCGTTAGGGTTGTTATCAAGGACGCAGCTTTTGAATGGTTAAGCTCCTGCCTTCGTGACACCAGCAACACTGAAGAAGTTGAGAGGACTTCATTGTCCTCAGGGGTCAATTTTAggtgctgttttattttctattcacATGCTGCCACTGGACCACATATTTCAAAAACACTGTATTGATTTTCATTTGTACACCAATGACACACACCTGTATGTTCCCCCTAAACCTGGTGAGACTGCAAATACAGCAGTCtcatctgtctttctgacctcAAGAGCTGTATTGAACAGAACTGTCTGCAACTAAATTAATAGAATTTAGCCCACCTTCTCTGTCAGTTCCTCTACAATCCTAACTTGGAATTGTTGTTCTAACCTATCGCTTTGTTGCCCGAGCTGACCGGGCTTTTTCAGTCTGAGCCCCTCAGCTCTGGAAATCCCTGCCTGAGTATGGGTTGATCATATGCAGttatcacacagcacaataatCTCTTtcaaggaagtgtgtgtgtgtgtgtgtgtgtgtgtgtacacacacatgcaagcacaACTATAGTGTGTAAGCTGATAACCCACTAACTCTGCAGTCAGCATATTTGTGGGAAACCTCATCACCACTATCATCCTATTAGCGGGGGGTTATCTGGTAACCTCTTACAAATACTCTACAGACTGTACTTGAATAACTTGAGACCAAACTCAACTGGCATgagtttttatttagaaagacCTTACAAGAATCTAGTAGTTTGTTTCCGTCCGACATCCTCagagttttgtgttttctttcttgagtatgaggagaggagaggagacatgCAGACAAAGGTTAAGTTTGTTTGAGTGCACCGGGTTACATAACAATAGACAACAATATTAAGATGGATAACAATAGATTTAGATTACATATCATGGTTAAACCTACAAATCACATGATAAAGAAGGTCATGAATCACTCAAAGCATGATAAATCAAGTTTAAACAAAAGCACCACACAGCACAGAGATTTACAAGTGGGCCTACGCTGTTCGGTTAAGTTTGTTTACAGGTTGTTAAGTAATAATCACAAATGATCTGTAGACACCTGCTCTGTCTTTGATACTGACAGGTGAGTTGTTACATGACTATAGGAAATCTTTAGGCTCTGTTCTGTTGCTCATTTCACTGCTTTGAGGTAGAAGATGACTTTTCCCTCATAGGGGTCATGGAAGTTTTCGTAGCTGATCTTGTCGGAGACCACTCTGCACTGGATCTTGGCGTGCTTCTCTTTGACCAGGCTGAACCGAACAGCCACCAACGGGTTGACGTAGGTAGGCTGAAGAAAAGGTGGTAGACATGGCAGACTGTTGGTTATTGTTATCAATGGACATGTCGAAAAAACCTAAAGGAGTTCTTCAACACTTTTGGAAATTAACATTTTGGAGATTaacgttatatcttgtttgtttaacctCTACAAGTTTTTTGTGGTTACATATGAAGTTATGTGTCAGGCCTTGTTGTCAGGTTTTTGTGAGGTTGCAAAGCAACCAGCGGAAAAAGTTGCTGCACTTATGAAGGTATTATTGGAGCAAAACAGCTTAGCTCCTGTGACAGTAACACATGTATCAGTTCATTTGaagtcacaaaaacaaatactgagAATATTTCACCTTTTCAAATTCTATATTGCAGGTACGCAAATCCTTTTCTACAAATCACAAATTAAGAAAATCATTTTTGCTACAGTTGCTGCAGTAAATATGGAgcaaaacacattcacaaaccCATATCAAACTATTTGAAAATTTGCACATTTACAATATGTAAATTCATGCAATGAAAATTGTACACCTGTAGAATATATTTCTACTGTCAGAGGTGCTCATTAATACCTCCATATACACATTGCCATTTGATGTCAATCATTTCATCTAACTCTTTGCAAGAAAccaaataagtgtttttttcaAAGAGGTTAAGGAGGTTATACAACAGCTAAAAAAGTATTTGTCAAATTTGCAGTTAGTCATTCCTAACACAAACCAAGTGACACACAGTAATTATGGAACCATTGTTTGCTTTACCCAGCTGCTAGTCCAGCTTTACTTTTTTTAGGACGTTTTAATGATGCCGAGAGTGTTGCTCAGTGCTTGGATGATTTCTTTGCTCACCTGTGCCAGATTTCCGTAATATGGGAAGTAAGAGAGATCCAGAAGTCCCCTCTCAGGAAAATACTCGACATTGGCCACATTGTCCTCTCCttcctaaacacacacagaatttcATGAAATTTCATGGGGCATGTTCtcctcagcctgtgaaaacaatTGTGAAATCTGACCTTTGTGAAATCTGACCATTTATAACAGAAAGTCTGTTACAAACTGGGGTTGTTGAGTTTGAAAAGCATGGGTAAGAAGGATCTAATCAAAAAGgggttgcattatgggaaatgcaggatccagtgtttttggagcttggcCCATGCAGGGACTGAAAGTCAGCATATTTGTGCTTCTGTTGCATTGATTCAGATCATTCTTCCTTTAAATTGTCTCTCGCAAGCCCTCCAACTTTATGACAGTTCAATACTAAATCACCGGAGTACCCTTGAAAATAATTAGCAAAATGTCAGACTCATTTTGTTTAATGCAGGCTGTTAAAATCCGTAAATGCAGTCGTTGCTTACCAGTACAGTGCAGTTGACATATGGGGGAAGGTCAGTGTGATTAGAAGGCAAAAACCCAATGATCTGCAGagacaaaacagaacatttacCCTAACCCtttaatcattatttcttttaatgtgatttttttaatggaCTGCAGATCCAAGTTTTCCAAAAGTGCCCCGGAGGATATTTATGAATTAATCGCACCCTGTTCATCTTAATGATGACGCAAGGCATGGTGCTGTTGTAGCCAAAGGTTGGATCCTCAAATCCTGAGCAGGCTCCCAGCATGCTTTGCATGAAGGGACATGCCCACTTGGTGTGGTGAGGGGCAGAGAAGGTGTTCTGGATGAAGTACTTTCCCTTAGTGCAGTTATAGTTGTTACATTCAAGCTGCTTGGTGTCATTGTAGGCTGaaggagagagatggaaagaaagaTTTAGATGTCTTCTTTTGAAGTGTGACCTTGTTAAGTATCACGTATTAACTGTCCAGCAGGGTCGACTGAATAAATACTAACGCTCCAGGAACTTATGTAGGATGTTGGTCATCTTCATCCAGCTGGCCTTGTCTGATGTGTTGTAGGAGATTTCAACAACTTCCTCTCCATAAGTGTCGGGCCACACCATCACCCCTGGAGATTTTAGCCGGTCTTGATAGTCAGGGGCGTACGGATCCAAGGTGTACATGAGCGTCCAGATGGCCAGAGAAAAGAGACCTGTCATCACCACGTAGAAGGCCACATAATACAGACTGATGTACACTGTGAAGGAGAAATAGATAGaggttttttttacacattcatGGCTGCACCTTTTTTTTGTCCTAGTGCCCCTGTTGTCGATGTTGTCTGATTCCTCATATTAAAGCTTTTTCTTGATAGTTGTTGTGGATGTTTTCATACCCAAGCAATACTGTAAAATGTGGAAGATATCCTGCCTGTATTTATAGTTTGCTCTGTAAATACAGGCAGTTATCCTTAATGTGGAAACACTCATGACACAGAAGAAAGTGTGGGTACAACATTGTGTGTCCACATTTGCAGAGGTCAAGGTGTCCTCGGTCAATATGAGCTCAATTTAATCTGATTGTAACATCAAGCTAAAGGGGAAGCActctgacaaaaataaaaagcttaTCACAACAGCAGACTTATCTCTCTTTGCCTTCAGGCTGCAAACATACACCTTACTGTAATGACATTAAAAGGATGGAAAAAGTCACACAGAATGGTACATGTAagtacctttttatatacagtctatggtaagatgtctatgaagattctcagtcatccaggtcatagttatccaacgaaggttaaaatcaagggcaactggacttggttgaagatactggaaagtatccagtatcttcaaccaagtccagttgcccttgattttaaccttcgttggagtCTATGGTAAGTACATGAAAGTGCACAATGTGTGCACTCATTTACTACATAAATGcatttactacatttattttccagatGTGGTTATAAGATACTTTGCAGGTTTAGATTGTATGTGCATACATACAAAATACATGAAGATCTTCTAAAATATAATGCACTGTTGTAAATTAAACTACAAAACAatttataaagtagttcaaaatACCCCCAgccattaaaatgctgcttacacttTAAGGCTTTAGTAATAGTAATCCactaatgtaataaataataatgaaacacTGACATGTACCATTCTGCTGCATACTCGTTATACTTACATACTCTTGTTTCCATAGCATTTTGTTAGCAGtattttttacttgtaatggaacATATTTATCTTGGATTATTGGTACTACTTCCACTGCCCATATGTACATTTAAAGAGTTATGGATTGCTGTAATCCTTCTTCCTGTAGACACTGGCATTGGAAAGGAAACACTGTCTGGAATTCTGTGCTAAAAAGACGGTGACTTGATTTGgctaattaaaatattaaatatttgccTTTTATTCACTAGGTCCAGTAGAATCATGAGAAATTATTACATAGATTACACAGAAACTCTTCCGTTGTGCATAAAGGCCTCTATTAGtattgactttttaaaatcataATATATCCTGCATCCATTTGTAAAATACTCTCATTTTAAatattggacaaacattggatACT is a window from the Micropterus dolomieu isolate WLL.071019.BEF.003 ecotype Adirondacks linkage group LG20, ASM2129224v1, whole genome shotgun sequence genome containing:
- the LOC123959328 gene encoding potassium-transporting ATPase subunit beta-like: MATLKEKRTCGQRCEDFGHFVWNSDNGTLMGRTPEKWVYISLYYVAFYVVMTGLFSLAIWTLMYTLDPYAPDYQDRLKSPGVMVWPDTYGEEVVEISYNTSDKASWMKMTNILHKFLEPYNDTKQLECNNYNCTKGKYFIQNTFSAPHHTKWACPFMQSMLGACSGFEDPTFGYNSTMPCVIIKMNRIIGFLPSNHTDLPPYVNCTVLEGEDNVANVEYFPERGLLDLSYFPYYGNLAQPTYVNPLVAVRFSLVKEKHAKIQCRVVSDKISYENFHDPYEGKVIFYLKAVK